A section of the Rhodobacter sp. genome encodes:
- a CDS encoding D-alanyl-D-alanine carboxypeptidase gives MPVLRLLIASVFLAVSALGALAQSPYGGRAPNFYVLDVGSGQVLAQQNADIPLPPASMSKLMTLAMLFDAIDEGRVSLSSTWNVSAHAHDMGGSSMFLETRDRPTTEDLIRGLVIVSGNDAAVVIAEGLGGTETAFAQMAQQRAAQIGMTQTTIANASGWPDPRHRMSLHDLAVLARYIITAHPQLYQYLHETQFTWNGITQPNRLPLLSAGVGVDGLKTGHTEEAGYSMVGSAVQGSRRIIFVFSGLNSPAERSEEAERIVSWAFRQFVERQVVPQGHAIAEAEVWMGAAPSVPLIAAQDISVLVPVMAQSGITAHVEYDGPLAAPVAAGQEVAALVVDVPGMEPRRVPLVAGADVAQGGFMPRIRTAAAVLGERLGLGQP, from the coding sequence ATGCCCGTCCTGCGCCTGCTGATCGCCAGCGTGTTTCTAGCCGTCAGTGCCCTCGGGGCGCTGGCGCAGTCGCCCTATGGCGGTCGCGCGCCGAATTTCTATGTGCTCGACGTCGGCTCGGGGCAGGTGCTGGCACAGCAGAACGCCGATATTCCGCTGCCGCCGGCCTCGATGTCCAAGCTGATGACCCTGGCGATGCTGTTCGACGCCATCGACGAGGGGCGGGTGTCGCTGAGCTCGACATGGAATGTCTCGGCCCACGCGCACGACATGGGCGGGTCCAGCATGTTTCTGGAAACCCGCGACCGGCCCACGACCGAGGACCTGATCCGCGGCCTGGTCATCGTGTCGGGCAATGACGCGGCGGTCGTCATCGCCGAGGGGCTGGGTGGCACCGAGACGGCCTTTGCCCAGATGGCCCAGCAGCGGGCCGCGCAGATCGGCATGACGCAGACGACGATCGCCAACGCTTCAGGCTGGCCCGATCCGCGCCACCGCATGAGCCTGCATGACCTGGCCGTGCTGGCGCGCTACATCATCACCGCGCATCCGCAGCTCTACCAGTATCTGCACGAGACCCAGTTCACCTGGAACGGCATCACCCAGCCCAATCGCCTGCCGCTGCTCAGCGCCGGCGTGGGCGTGGACGGGTTGAAGACCGGCCACACCGAGGAAGCGGGCTATTCCATGGTTGGGTCCGCCGTGCAGGGCAGCCGGCGGATCATCTTCGTCTTCTCGGGGTTGAACAGCCCCGCCGAACGCAGCGAAGAGGCCGAGCGCATCGTCTCGTGGGCGTTTCGCCAGTTTGTCGAGCGGCAGGTGGTGCCGCAGGGCCACGCCATCGCCGAGGCCGAGGTCTGGATGGGCGCCGCGCCCAGCGTGCCTCTGATCGCCGCGCAGGACATCAGCGTGCTGGTGCCGGTCATGGCGCAATCGGGGATCACCGCGCATGTCGAATACGACGGCCCCCTGGCCGCGCCGGTCGCCGCCGGGCAAGAGGTCGCCGCGCTGGTGGTCGATGTCCCGGGCATGGAGCCCCGCCGCGTGCCGTTGGTGGCCGGCGCCGATGTCGCGCAAGGGGGGTTCATGCCGCGTATCCGCACCGCCGCCGCCGTGCTGGGC